In one window of Miscanthus floridulus cultivar M001 chromosome 12, ASM1932011v1, whole genome shotgun sequence DNA:
- the LOC136495798 gene encoding putative magnesium transporter MRS2-D yields the protein MATFTRRRHGTAAPGVEWAAVSGAGAWSVEEVGKHQLMRRTGLPARDLRALDPALSYPCSIMGRDRAVVVNLEGARAVITATEVLVPGPRDPAVAPLVRNLLARLAASPTPPQASEENEAAEDGGALPPSPGGVGGGGGGRDDGQASARRDKVLPFEFRALEVCLEFSCKSLEQETCTLEKEAYPALDELSSNVSTLNLERVRQIKSRLLAISGRVQKVRDELEHLLDDDVDMAAMHLSDKVAYQAAADGRSSRFGTNNEPSEFDEERDREEDEEGEEGSSEGGNGNGTSVVGFTPKIDELENLLEAYFVQVDGTLNKLSTLREYVDDTEDYINIMLDDKQNQLLQMGILLSTATLVMSCAIAITGVFGMNITIPLYTASTEGVFWEVTGGIVGITAAIYLVALIFYKRSGILQ from the exons ATGGCGACGTTCACGCGCCGGAGGCACGGGACAGCGGCGCCGGGGGTGGAGTGGGCGGCGGTGTCCGGCGCGGGCGCGTGGAGCGTGGAGGAGGTCGGCAAACACCAGCTGATGCGGCGGACGGGGCTCCCCGCGCGCGACCTCCGCGCGCTCGACCCGGCGCTGTCGTACCCGTGCAGCATCATGGGCCGGGACCGCGCCGTCGTCGTCAACCTGGAGGGTGCCCGCGCCGTCATCACGGCCACCGAGGTGCTCGTCCCGGGGCCACGGGACCCCGCCGTCGCGCCGCTCGTCCGCAACCTCCTCGCGCGCCTGGCCGCCTCGCCCACGCCGCCGCAGGCCTCT GAGGAGAACGAGGCGGCGGAGGACGGAGGTGCGTTGCCGCCGAGCCCTGGTGGAgtaggaggcggcggcggtggcagggaCGATGGGCAAGCGTCTGCACGACGGGACAAGGTCCTGCCGTTCGAGTTTAGGGCGCTGGAGGTGTGCCTCGAGTTCTCATGCAAGTCACTTGAACAAGAG ACTTGCACATTGGAGAAGGAGGCGTACCCAGCTTTGGATGAGCTCAGCTCCAATGTCAGCACTCTCAATCTTGAGCGTGTGAGACAAATCAAGAGCCGTTTGCTTGCCATCTCCGGGAGAGTTCAGAAG GTCAGGGACGAACTGGAACACTTGTTAGACGATGACGTGGACATGGCCGCCATGCACCTATCCGACAAGGTCGCCTACCAAGCCGCCGCTGATGGCCGCTCATCGAGATTCGGCACCAACAACGAACCGAGCGAATTCGACGAAGAGAG GGACCGAGAAGAAGACGAAGAAGGCGAGGAGGGGTCATCCGAGGGCGGCAACGGCAATGGGACCTCCGTCGTCGGCTTCACTCCCAAAATCGACGAGCTGGAGAACCTTCTGGAGGCCTACTTCGTGCAGGTCGACGGCACCCTCAACAAGCTCTCCACT CTGCGCGAGTACGTGGACGATACGGAGGACTACATCAACATCATGCTGGACGACAAGCAGAACCAGCTGCTGCAGATGGGGATCTTGCTGTCCACGGCCACCCTGGTGATGAGCTGCGCCATCGCGATCACGGGCGTCTTTGGCATGAACATCACGATCCCGCTCTACACTGCATCTACCGAAGGAGTCTTCTGGGAGGTCACCGGCGGCATCGTCGGCATTACCGCCGCCATCTACCTCGTCGCCCTGATCTTTTACAAGAGGAGCGGCATACTGCAGTGA
- the LOC136498404 gene encoding WAT1-related protein At5g64700-like translates to MDGRKPYILAIMIRVIVAGMFVINKAAMDHGLNGFVFVFYRQAAASLLLLPIAVVLERRNAKSIMSSALLFKIFVYALIGITVTGNMYNVSLKLTSATVLAASTNSIPVITFCLALLLRMEELKLRNPSGIAKLTGVALCLAGVLVIALYAGELLSPVNHHRAFAAPTHGHASATAAKTLMGAAWIKGTFVAVLAVLAWSMSLVLQAAVLKEFPNKMLVTVAQCLFSTVQSFLVAVVAERDFSMWKLRLDISLLAVVYSGFLVSGLNYYLQAWCIEMKGPVFLTAWTPLTFILTIFCSSFFLGEMVHLGR, encoded by the exons ATGGACGGGAGAAAGCCTTACATACTCGCCATCATGATACGGGTGATTGTCGCTGGAATGTTCGTTATCAACAAGGCAGCAATGGACCACGGATTGAACGGATTTGTCTTCGTCTTCTACCGCCAGGCAGCCGCGTCTCTCCTCCTGCTGCCCATTGCGGTCGTTCTTGAGAG GAGAAATGCAAAATCCATCATGTCGTCCGCGTTGCTCTTCAAGATCTTCGTCTACGCCTTAATCGG GATTACAGTTACCGGCAATATGTACAACGTGAGCCTGAAGTTGACATCAGCAACGGTGCTAGCAGCATCAACCAACTCCATTCCCGTGATTACCTTCTGCCTGGCGCTTCTATTAAG GATGGAGGAGTTGAAGCTGAGGAACCCATCCGGCATAGCCAAGCTGACTGGCGTGGCGCTCTGTCTCGCCGGGGTCTTAGTCATTGCCTTGTACGCCGGGGAGTTGCTGAGCCCCGTCAACCATCACCGTGCCTTCGCTGCTCCCACCCATGGCCATGCCTCCGCCACGGCCGCGAAAACGTTAATGGGAGCCGCGTGGATCAAAGGGACGTTCGTCGCGGTGCTCGCTGTCCTGGCATGGTCCATGTCGCTCGTCCTGCAG GCCGCTGTGCTCAAGGAGTTCCCGAACAAGATGCTTGTGACAGTGGCACAATGCTTGTTCAGCACGGTGCAATCGTTCTTAGTCGCAGTGGTTGCTGAGAGGGACTTCTCAATGTGGAAGCTCCGGCTAGACATCAGCTTGCTCGCGGTCGTTTACTCG GGGTTTTTGGTGTCCGGACTGAACtactatctccaagcatggtgcATAGAGATGAAGGGTCCTGTCTTTCTCACCGCTTGGACTCCACTCACCTTCATCCTAACAATATtttgttcttccttctttctAGGAGAGATGGTTCATCTTGGCAGGTAG